One Bradyrhizobium zhanjiangense DNA segment encodes these proteins:
- a CDS encoding beta-1-3, beta-1-6-glucan biosynthesis protein encodes MRQRVFELRNAVLRQFAATLAVSCLLVLAGLGGAYAQSGSPAPDQSKAAAQPADAAKDAAQNQRRTDEFAEAAQVINGPAGNPECVWLGRRVVRLMWRDDLDTAFRHLDLYDRFGCPGGHIQAAFRCLTRFGGQIDPKVAETLDSRVHACWINPASQPQQASASQAAAPASGTSQAPQPAASPSPAPSPTPAPQK; translated from the coding sequence ATGCGGCAACGGGTGTTCGAGTTACGAAATGCGGTCCTGCGGCAGTTCGCCGCCACCTTGGCAGTCTCCTGCCTTCTCGTTCTCGCCGGTCTCGGCGGCGCCTACGCCCAGAGCGGCTCGCCCGCCCCCGACCAGAGCAAGGCCGCCGCCCAACCCGCCGACGCCGCCAAGGACGCCGCCCAGAACCAGCGCCGCACCGACGAATTCGCGGAAGCGGCCCAGGTCATCAACGGCCCCGCCGGCAATCCCGAATGCGTCTGGCTCGGCCGGCGCGTGGTACGGCTGATGTGGCGGGATGATCTCGATACCGCGTTCCGCCATCTCGACCTCTACGACCGTTTCGGCTGCCCCGGCGGCCACATCCAGGCCGCCTTCCGCTGCCTGACCCGCTTCGGCGGGCAGATCGACCCCAAGGTCGCCGAGACCCTGGACAGCCGCGTGCACGCTTGCTGGATCAACCCGGCCTCCCAGCCGCAGCAGGCGAGCGCCTCGCAAGCCGCAGCGCCGGCTTCGGGCACTTCGCAAGCTCCCCAGCCGGCCGCCAGCCCCTCGCCTGCGCCAAGCCCAACGCCCGCGCCCCAGAAATAG